In Tamandua tetradactyla isolate mTamTet1 chromosome 7, mTamTet1.pri, whole genome shotgun sequence, the following are encoded in one genomic region:
- the PRIM1 gene encoding DNA primase small subunit yields METFDPSELPELLNLYYRRLFPYAQYYRWLNYGGVIKNYFQHREFSFTLKDDIYVRYQSFNNQGELEKEMQKMNPYKIDIGAVYSHRPSQYNTVKLGAFQAQEKELVFDIDMTDYDDVRRCCSSADICSKCWTLMTMAIHIIDRALKEDFGFKHRLWVYSGRRGVHCWVCDESVRKLSSAVRSGIVEYLSLLKGGQEVKKKVHLSEKIHPFVRKSINIIKKYFEEYALVNQDILENKACWDKILALVPETIHDELQQGFQKHHSSLQRWEYLKKVTSKSQNTKNDKCGPWLEWEIMLQYCFPRLDINVSKGLNHLLKSPFSVHPKTGRISVPIDLQNVDQFDPFAVPTISSICHELDTISTNEEEKENKAESDIKRRTRDYKKTGLAPYVKIFEQFLENLDKYRKGELLKKSDLQKDF; encoded by the exons ATGGAGACGTTTGATCCCTCCGAGCTGCCTGAACTGCTTAACCTTTATTACCGGAGGCTCTTTCCCTACGCCCAGTACTATCGCTGGCTCAACTATGGCGGAG TGATAAAGAATTATTTTCAACACCGTGAATTTTCATTCACTTTGAAAGATGATATTTACGTTCGCTACCAATCCTTCAACAACCAGGGTGAACTGGAAAAGGAGATGCAGAAAATGAATCCATACAAGATTGACATAGGTGCAGTATATTCCCACAGA ccTAGTCAATATAATACTGTGAAGCTGGGAGCTTTCCAGGCTCAGGAAAAAGAGCTGGTGTTTGACATTGATATGACAGACTATGACGATGTGAGGAGATGTTGTAG TTCCGCAGACATATGTTCTAAGTGTTGGACCCTCATGACAATGGCCATACACATCATCGACCGAGCGTTGAAGG aGGACTTTGGATTCAAGCATCGTCTCTGGGTATATTCTGGAAGGAGAGGCGTTCATTGTTGGGTCTGTGATGAATCAGTTAGAAAATTGTCCTCCGCAGTACGTTCGGGGATAGTTGAGTATTTGAGTCTTTTAAAG GGCGGccaagaagttaaaaagaaagttCACCTCAGTGAAAAAATTCACCCTTTTGTCAG AAAGTCtataaacataattaaaaaatactttgaagaATATGCTTTGGTCAATCAAGATATTCTTGAAAATAAAGCATGCTGGGATAAGATCTTAGCCCTTGTTCCTGAAA CAATTCATGATGAACTTCAGCAAGGTTTCCAAAAGCATCACAGTTCACTTCAGCGTTGGGAGTATTTGAAGAAAGTAACCAGCAAATCACAG AATACCAAAAATGACAAATGTGGGCCCTGGCTAGAATGGGAAATCATGCTCCAGTACTGTTTTCCACGGCTAGATATCAACGTTAGCAAAGGACTCAATCATTTACTGAAGAGCCCTTTTAGTGTTCATCCTAAAACAG GTCGCATTTCTGTTCCTATTGATTTACAGAATGTGGATCAATTTGATCCATTTGCTGTTCCAACCATAAG TTCCATCTGTCATGAACTGGATACCATTTCCACTAacgaagaggaaaaagagaataaagcTGAGTCTGACATCAAACGTAGAACCAGAG